A DNA window from Deinococcus multiflagellatus contains the following coding sequences:
- a CDS encoding phosphatase PAP2 family protein: protein MDSFWLMVTNLGRDEVFIVALALYTWLVRPSGGRDLGIAFALSYLTNTALKYGLDLPRPFWSDPSVASEAAKATAGGPGLPSGHAQMSATLYLGMAAQIGRPWFWSVAAALVALISLSRLALHVHYPSDTVVGLLLGVCFAALGARGHFPDHALGRWLPPALVLLAAALMPAGSPREVGAGLGLLAGFWAVRPTFTPPRDVAGRLIVAVVGLMLVFAVYFGLGALPESIKDLPLGRAVRYALLVATAAWVVPTLLRRWMPAQVAATAPAAQPVH, encoded by the coding sequence ATGGACAGTTTCTGGTTGATGGTCACGAACCTGGGTCGTGACGAGGTCTTTATCGTGGCGCTGGCCCTGTACACCTGGCTGGTGCGGCCGTCTGGGGGGCGGGACCTGGGCATCGCCTTTGCCCTGAGCTACCTGACCAACACCGCCCTGAAATACGGCCTGGACCTGCCGCGCCCCTTCTGGAGCGACCCCAGCGTGGCCTCGGAAGCCGCCAAGGCCACGGCCGGGGGACCGGGCCTGCCCAGCGGGCACGCGCAGATGAGCGCCACGCTGTACCTGGGCATGGCGGCGCAGATCGGGCGGCCCTGGTTCTGGTCCGTGGCCGCCGCGCTGGTGGCCCTGATCAGCCTCTCGCGCCTCGCCCTGCATGTGCACTACCCCAGCGACACGGTTGTGGGCCTGCTGCTGGGCGTCTGCTTTGCGGCCCTGGGGGCACGCGGCCACTTTCCAGACCACGCGCTGGGCCGCTGGCTGCCCCCGGCCCTGGTGCTGCTGGCCGCTGCGCTCATGCCGGCCGGAAGCCCCCGCGAGGTGGGCGCCGGGCTGGGGCTGCTGGCGGGCTTCTGGGCGGTGCGCCCCACCTTCACTCCCCCGCGCGATGTCGCGGGGCGCCTGATCGTGGCAGTGGTGGGCCTGATGCTGGTGTTCGCCGTGTATTTCGGCCTGGGCGCCCTGCCCGAGAGCATCAAAGATCTGCCGCTGGGGCGCGCGGTGCGCTACGCCCTGCTGGTCGCCACGGCCGCCTGGGTGGTGCCCACGCTGCTGCGCCGCTGGATGCCGGCGCAGGTGGCGGCCACGGCCCCGGCCGCGCAGCCCGTACACTAG
- a CDS encoding ABC transporter ATP-binding protein — MTLSQPDVLRAVQHNSSNALELRGITKRFPLVLANDNISMTVQWGSVHALCGENGAGKSTLMKIVYGIQPPTSGQIVVDGEPVDLKNPSEAIKRGIGMVFQHFMLVETLSVTENVILGAEPTSGGAIDYPAARRRVAELIKQFGFDLNPDAIVGELPVGQQQKVEILKTLYRGARILILDEPTAVLTPSETDELFAFLKNQYAASGNAVIFISHKLHEVLHISDTISVIRDGKMIGTIPAQGATTELLARMMVGRDVSLKVQKQAAQPGAVALDVQNVVVKGEHHNAVDGVSFQVRAGEVVGIAGVEGNGQSELIEAITGLKPYEGQISYLGKSARGVREVEASGLSHVPEDRNERGLVLEMTTAENFILGEHDRPPFAGRFGFLRRDVIEENAKKLSEQYDVRPRSASLPAGRYSGGNAQKIIVAREMRKGPKILVASQPTRGVDIGAIEFIHARIVEARDQGLAVLLVSADLGEVMNLADRILVMFEGKIVGEVDAANATETQLGLLMTGSGEDTTTTKAGW; from the coding sequence ATGACCCTTTCCCAGCCTGACGTGCTCCGGGCCGTTCAGCACAACTCCTCCAACGCGCTGGAACTGCGCGGCATCACCAAGCGCTTTCCGCTGGTGCTGGCCAACGACAACATCTCCATGACCGTGCAGTGGGGCAGCGTGCACGCCCTGTGCGGCGAGAACGGCGCCGGCAAGTCCACCCTGATGAAGATCGTGTACGGCATTCAGCCCCCCACCAGCGGCCAGATTGTCGTGGACGGTGAACCCGTGGACCTGAAAAACCCCAGCGAGGCCATCAAACGCGGCATCGGCATGGTGTTTCAGCACTTCATGCTGGTCGAGACGCTCTCGGTGACCGAAAACGTGATTCTGGGCGCTGAGCCCACCAGCGGCGGCGCCATTGACTACCCGGCCGCCCGGCGGCGCGTGGCCGAGCTGATCAAGCAGTTTGGCTTTGACCTGAACCCCGACGCCATCGTGGGCGAGCTGCCCGTGGGCCAGCAGCAGAAGGTCGAGATCCTTAAAACCCTGTACCGGGGCGCGCGCATCCTGATTCTGGACGAGCCCACCGCCGTGCTGACCCCCAGCGAAACCGACGAACTGTTCGCCTTTCTGAAAAACCAGTACGCCGCCAGCGGCAACGCGGTGATTTTCATCAGCCACAAGCTGCACGAGGTACTGCACATCAGCGACACCATCAGCGTGATCCGCGACGGCAAGATGATCGGCACCATTCCGGCCCAGGGCGCCACCACCGAGCTGCTGGCCCGCATGATGGTGGGCCGCGACGTATCGCTGAAGGTGCAGAAGCAGGCCGCCCAGCCCGGCGCGGTGGCGCTGGACGTGCAGAACGTGGTCGTGAAGGGCGAGCACCACAACGCCGTGGACGGCGTGAGCTTTCAGGTGCGCGCGGGCGAGGTCGTGGGCATTGCTGGCGTGGAAGGCAACGGCCAGAGCGAACTGATTGAGGCGATCACTGGCCTGAAGCCCTACGAGGGGCAGATCAGCTACCTGGGCAAGAGTGCCCGGGGCGTGCGTGAAGTGGAGGCCTCGGGCCTGTCCCACGTCCCCGAGGACCGCAACGAGCGCGGGCTGGTGCTGGAGATGACCACCGCCGAGAACTTCATTCTGGGCGAGCATGACCGCCCGCCCTTTGCGGGCCGCTTTGGGTTCCTGCGCCGCGACGTGATTGAGGAGAACGCCAAGAAGCTGAGCGAGCAGTACGACGTGCGCCCGCGCAGCGCCTCGCTGCCCGCCGGGCGGTACTCCGGGGGCAACGCGCAGAAGATCATCGTGGCGCGCGAGATGCGCAAGGGCCCCAAGATTCTGGTGGCCAGCCAGCCCACGCGCGGCGTGGACATTGGCGCCATTGAGTTCATTCACGCCCGCATCGTGGAGGCGCGTGACCAGGGGCTGGCCGTGCTGCTGGTCAGCGCCGACTTGGGCGAGGTGATGAACCTTGCCGACCGCATTCTGGTGATGTTTGAGGGCAAGATTGTGGGTGAGGTGGACGCGGCCAATGCCACGGAGACGCAGCTGGGGCTGCTGATGACGGGGAGTGGGGAGGATACGACGACGACCAAAGCGGGCTGGTAA
- a CDS encoding EamA family transporter — protein sequence MLSIQGGAAFAKTLFPTLGAAGTTTLRVTLAAALLLAVFRPNLRRLTRADWAAIAPYGAALGLMNLAFYESLRFLPLGLAVTLEFLGPLLLALALSRRAADVGWVALAGVGIALIAPIGGQGAHQVSPIGIVLALTAGALWAAYILAGGAVGRRVPGSTGVVAGMVVAALVTLPFGAVQAGPALLSPAVLLSGLAVAALSSALPYTLEMRALRAIPAQVFGVMMSLEPALAALSGLLFLHERLTGVQWVAMGCVVVASAGIQLRGKAGGE from the coding sequence ATGCTGAGCATTCAGGGCGGCGCCGCCTTTGCCAAGACGCTGTTTCCCACCCTGGGCGCGGCCGGCACCACCACCCTGCGCGTGACCCTGGCGGCGGCCCTGCTGCTGGCCGTGTTCCGCCCCAACCTGCGCCGACTGACCCGCGCCGACTGGGCCGCCATTGCCCCCTACGGCGCCGCCCTGGGCCTGATGAACCTCGCCTTTTACGAGTCGCTGCGCTTTTTGCCGCTGGGGCTGGCGGTCACGCTGGAATTCCTGGGGCCGCTGCTGCTGGCCCTGGCCCTGTCGCGCCGCGCCGCCGATGTAGGCTGGGTGGCCCTGGCGGGCGTGGGCATTGCCCTGATTGCCCCCATTGGCGGCCAGGGCGCGCATCAGGTGTCCCCCATTGGCATCGTGCTGGCGCTGACGGCTGGGGCGCTGTGGGCCGCCTACATCCTGGCCGGCGGGGCGGTGGGGCGCCGGGTGCCGGGCAGCACTGGGGTGGTGGCGGGCATGGTGGTGGCCGCCCTGGTCACCCTGCCCTTCGGCGCGGTGCAGGCGGGGCCGGCCCTGCTGTCGCCCGCCGTGCTGCTCTCGGGCCTCGCGGTGGCGGCGCTGTCGAGCGCGCTGCCCTACACCCTGGAAATGCGCGCGCTGCGGGCGATTCCGGCGCAGGTGTTCGGCGTGATGATGAGCCTGGAGCCGGCACTGGCGGCGCTGAGTGGGCTGCTGTTTTTGCATGAGCGGTTGACGGGGGTGCAGTGGGTGGCGATGGGGTGTGTGGTTGTGGCGAGTGCGGGGATTCAGTTGAGGGGGAAGGCGGGGGGGGAGTAG
- a CDS encoding FtsW/RodA/SpoVE family cell cycle protein — MSVQLLIAQVLLISMGLLGVAAVDPAKIFDHGPKALLALGLTLLAARLRPRAFLQLGPWVWGVTLVMLVLVHFIGVGTAESSGTRRWLDFGVIRFQPSEMAKLGLVMMLASFFARRGVQNKLISATGMIVLTTGLVFWEPDLGSSVLMFSLGIILMYAAGVRISNISGFMLALGLLAIPVAGIYVERNPYIMERLTGHQNRGEDPTQGLDQIGLAHRDLRMGGIIGQGPDGPRYEYFGEHTDMIVASVGFSSGLLGVTILLFAYWLIVATALDVAHLASRVRPMTPEIHGASVLAIGAMFMIVGQAFVNLCVAAGIFPVTGVPLPLVSYGFSSLLTMSLALGVIHSAMREVRRALPEPSETDPPVALSAD; from the coding sequence GTGAGCGTGCAGCTGCTGATTGCCCAGGTGCTGCTGATCAGCATGGGCCTGCTGGGCGTGGCGGCGGTGGACCCCGCCAAGATCTTCGACCACGGCCCCAAGGCGCTGCTGGCGCTGGGGCTCACGCTGCTGGCCGCGCGCCTGCGGCCCCGGGCCTTTTTGCAACTGGGCCCCTGGGTGTGGGGCGTGACCCTGGTGATGCTGGTGCTGGTGCACTTTATCGGGGTGGGCACCGCCGAGAGTTCCGGCACCCGGCGCTGGCTGGATTTCGGCGTGATCCGCTTTCAGCCTTCCGAGATGGCCAAGCTGGGGCTCGTGATGATGCTGGCATCCTTTTTCGCGCGCCGAGGCGTGCAGAACAAGCTGATCAGCGCCACGGGCATGATCGTGCTGACCACGGGGCTGGTGTTCTGGGAGCCAGACCTGGGCAGCAGCGTGCTGATGTTCTCGCTGGGCATCATCCTGATGTACGCGGCGGGGGTCAGGATCAGCAACATCAGCGGCTTCATGCTGGCGCTGGGGCTGCTGGCCATTCCGGTGGCGGGCATCTACGTGGAGCGCAACCCCTACATCATGGAGCGGCTGACCGGGCACCAGAACCGGGGCGAGGACCCCACCCAGGGCCTGGACCAGATTGGGCTGGCCCACCGCGACCTGCGCATGGGCGGCATCATCGGGCAGGGCCCGGACGGCCCCCGTTACGAGTACTTCGGCGAGCACACCGACATGATCGTGGCCTCGGTGGGCTTCAGTTCGGGGCTGCTGGGCGTGACCATCCTGCTCTTTGCCTACTGGCTGATCGTGGCCACCGCCCTGGACGTGGCGCACCTCGCCAGCCGGGTGCGGCCCATGACCCCAGAAATCCACGGCGCCAGTGTGCTGGCCATTGGCGCCATGTTCATGATCGTGGGGCAGGCCTTCGTGAACCTGTGCGTGGCCGCTGGCATCTTTCCCGTGACCGGGGTGCCGCTGCCACTGGTGAGTTACGGCTTTTCCAGCCTGCTGACCATGAGCCTCGCGCTGGGGGTCATTCACTCCGCCATGCGCGAGGTGCGCCGCGCCCTGCCCGAACCCAGCGAAACCGACCCCCCGGTGGCCCTGAGTGCCGACTGA
- the murD gene encoding UDP-N-acetylmuramoyl-L-alanine--D-glutamate ligase: MLVYGLGRSGRGAARFLAREGKKAEWIDARPAAEDLALMAELGWAPGDASRPYRTVVAAPGVPIDHPDLTRLRAAGAEVIGEVVLAARARPALPMVGITGTAGKGSTTVLVAQLLRASGLRALEGGNIDPPLLDVVDRAEVAVVELSSFQLERVPGLRLPVAVITNLGVDHLDRHGTLEAYHGAKRNITAGQEAGDVLVLPAGLAVPTRAQVRAFDPARLVLADGQPVLDPGDLPAGVHPANAAAALLAAEALLTHLGRPADPAVLGDALRHAQPVAGRFETVAQAGDVTFIEDSIATRTLAVQAALQRARPPVAWLVGGRDKGAELAPLREAAQGRVAQVIAFGEDGETMARALGLPYRVVGGEDGEATMRAAVQAGLDALPGGGTVLLAPVGTSFDQFRDYKARGESFRRAAQALAQARTEAQL; the protein is encoded by the coding sequence GTGCTGGTATACGGACTGGGGCGCAGTGGCCGGGGGGCGGCGCGCTTTCTGGCCCGCGAGGGCAAAAAGGCCGAGTGGATCGACGCGCGCCCAGCGGCCGAGGATCTGGCGCTGATGGCGGAACTGGGCTGGGCACCGGGGGACGCGTCGCGCCCCTACCGCACGGTGGTGGCCGCGCCCGGCGTGCCCATTGACCACCCGGACCTGACCCGGCTGCGCGCGGCCGGCGCCGAGGTGATTGGCGAGGTGGTGCTGGCCGCCCGCGCCCGCCCAGCGCTGCCGATGGTGGGCATTACCGGCACCGCTGGCAAGGGCAGCACCACGGTGCTGGTGGCCCAGTTGCTGCGCGCCTCGGGGCTGCGGGCGCTGGAGGGCGGCAACATTGACCCCCCGCTGCTGGACGTGGTGGACCGCGCCGAGGTGGCGGTGGTGGAACTCTCCAGCTTTCAGCTGGAACGCGTGCCGGGCCTGCGCCTGCCGGTGGCGGTGATCACCAACCTGGGCGTGGACCACCTGGACCGCCACGGCACCCTGGAGGCCTACCACGGCGCCAAGCGCAACATCACGGCCGGGCAGGAAGCCGGCGACGTGCTGGTGCTGCCTGCCGGGCTGGCCGTGCCCACCCGGGCCCAGGTGCGCGCCTTTGACCCTGCGCGGCTGGTGCTGGCGGACGGCCAGCCCGTGCTGGACCCGGGCGACCTGCCTGCCGGGGTTCACCCCGCCAACGCCGCCGCCGCCCTGCTGGCGGCCGAGGCGCTGCTGACCCACCTGGGGCGCCCCGCCGATCCAGCGGTCCTGGGGGACGCCCTGCGCCATGCCCAGCCGGTGGCGGGCCGCTTTGAAACGGTGGCGCAGGCGGGAGACGTGACCTTTATCGAAGATTCCATTGCCACCCGCACCCTGGCGGTGCAAGCGGCCCTGCAGCGCGCCCGGCCCCCGGTGGCGTGGCTGGTGGGCGGCCGGGACAAGGGCGCCGAACTGGCCCCCCTGCGCGAGGCGGCCCAGGGCCGGGTGGCCCAGGTGATCGCCTTTGGCGAGGACGGCGAGACGATGGCGCGCGCCCTAGGGCTGCCCTACCGCGTGGTGGGCGGCGAGGACGGCGAGGCCACCATGCGCGCGGCCGTGCAGGCGGGCCTGGACGCCCTGCCAGGGGGCGGCACGGTGCTGCTGGCCCCGGTGGGCACCAGTTTTGACCAGTTCCGCGACTACAAGGCCCGGGGCGAGAGTTTTCGCCGGGCTGCCCAGGCGCTGGCCCAGGCCCGGACGGAGGCCCAGCTGTGA
- the trmFO gene encoding methylenetetrahydrofolate--tRNA-(uracil(54)-C(5))-methyltransferase (FADH(2)-oxidizing) TrmFO: MSERMITVVGAGLAGSEAALAAARLGVRVRLYEMRPVKMTPAHRSGNFAELVCSNSLGGEGELQSKGLLQAELRSVGGEIVGAADASKLPAGNALAVERDEFSARVTQAVREHPLIEVRGEEVTAVPQGIAVIASGPLTSDALAADLAQLTGSERLSFYDAAAPVIAFESINMDVAWRAGRYDQSADYINCPFTKEEYLAFFGALEQARAHTPHDWEKLEFFEGCMPIEEIARRGVDTPRFGPMSPKGLDNPRTGRWPYAVAQLRQEDREGRMWSLVGFQTGLKWGDQKAVVQLIPGLENAEIVRYGVMHRNTYLNAPAVLDSTLQLRADAQKFVAGVLAGTEGYLESAATGWLAGTNAARLALGLPPLTPPAESMLGGLTRYLASANPKGFQPMNVNWALVPELPAEVNPKTGKPRKLGKREKRPVMFHRGLNAFMTWAQAEAGLSVTAPAILTETPAEPEVASV; this comes from the coding sequence ATGAGTGAGCGGATGATCACGGTGGTGGGCGCAGGCCTGGCGGGCTCGGAGGCGGCGCTGGCCGCCGCGCGGCTGGGCGTGCGGGTGCGCCTGTATGAAATGCGCCCGGTCAAGATGACCCCCGCGCACCGCAGCGGCAACTTCGCCGAACTGGTGTGCAGCAACTCGCTGGGCGGCGAGGGCGAACTGCAGAGCAAGGGCCTGCTGCAGGCCGAACTGCGCTCCGTGGGCGGCGAGATTGTGGGGGCCGCCGACGCCTCCAAGTTGCCCGCCGGCAACGCGCTGGCCGTGGAGCGCGATGAATTCAGCGCCCGCGTGACCCAGGCGGTGCGCGAACACCCGCTGATTGAGGTGCGGGGCGAGGAAGTCACCGCTGTGCCCCAGGGCATCGCCGTGATCGCCTCCGGGCCCCTGACCTCGGACGCGCTGGCCGCCGACCTTGCCCAGCTGACGGGTAGCGAGCGCCTGAGCTTTTATGACGCCGCCGCCCCGGTGATCGCCTTCGAGAGCATCAACATGGACGTGGCGTGGCGCGCGGGCCGCTACGACCAGAGTGCCGATTACATCAACTGCCCTTTTACCAAAGAGGAGTACCTGGCGTTTTTTGGGGCGCTGGAGCAGGCCCGCGCCCACACGCCGCACGACTGGGAGAAGCTGGAATTTTTCGAGGGCTGCATGCCCATTGAAGAAATTGCGCGCCGGGGCGTGGACACGCCGCGCTTTGGCCCCATGAGCCCCAAGGGCCTGGACAACCCCCGCACCGGGCGCTGGCCCTACGCCGTGGCCCAGCTGCGCCAGGAAGACCGCGAGGGCCGCATGTGGTCCCTGGTGGGCTTTCAGACGGGCCTGAAGTGGGGCGACCAGAAAGCGGTGGTGCAACTGATTCCAGGGCTGGAAAACGCCGAGATTGTGCGCTACGGCGTGATGCACCGCAACACCTACCTGAACGCGCCGGCGGTGCTGGACTCCACCCTGCAGCTGCGCGCCGACGCGCAGAAATTTGTGGCAGGCGTGCTGGCCGGCACCGAGGGCTACCTGGAAAGCGCCGCCACCGGCTGGCTGGCCGGCACCAATGCCGCCCGACTGGCCCTGGGCCTGCCGCCCCTGACCCCCCCGGCCGAATCCATGCTGGGCGGCCTGACCCGCTACCTCGCCAGCGCCAACCCCAAGGGCTTCCAGCCCATGAACGTGAACTGGGCCCTGGTCCCCGAACTGCCCGCCGAGGTGAACCCCAAGACTGGCAAACCCCGCAAGCTGGGCAAACGCGAAAAGCGCCCGGTGATGTTCCACCGTGGCCTGAATGCGTTTATGACCTGGGCACAGGCCGAAGCCGGCCTGAGTGTGACCGCGCCTGCCATCCTGACCGAGACACCCGCAGAACCCGAAGTCGCCAGCGTCTGA
- a CDS encoding YdcF family protein has product MRAQWRGSVGGGVLGAALGILAAFFGDVRAPVGLLIGLVLVGALVGEWPPAWRALRLGAGALALGLWLCLLTPVLRAPLAALTLAQGPQPADAIVVLGGGVQCGTRTLEPSSLSRLVRGLELWRAGYAPVVTVSEQSGLIGARGCPKISTLAQAHLRALVPSPGPQVLTLTNVTTTRDEAARVRDLAQARGWTRVLLVTSPSHSRRAAALFRAQGVNVLSVPAPEVRFDETLPLPADRLWAARILAYESLSRVKAALGGTPER; this is encoded by the coding sequence ATGCGGGCGCAGTGGCGGGGCAGTGTGGGCGGCGGCGTGCTGGGGGCGGCGCTGGGGATTCTGGCGGCCTTTTTTGGCGATGTGCGCGCGCCGGTGGGCCTGCTAATCGGGCTGGTGCTGGTGGGCGCCCTGGTCGGGGAGTGGCCGCCCGCGTGGCGCGCGCTGCGGCTGGGCGCGGGCGCGCTGGCCCTGGGCCTGTGGCTGTGCCTGCTGACCCCGGTGCTGCGCGCGCCGCTGGCTGCCCTGACCCTGGCCCAGGGGCCCCAGCCCGCCGACGCCATTGTGGTGCTGGGGGGCGGGGTGCAGTGCGGCACCCGCACCCTGGAGCCCAGCAGCCTCAGCCGCCTGGTGCGGGGGCTGGAACTGTGGCGGGCGGGCTACGCGCCCGTGGTCACCGTGTCCGAACAGTCCGGGCTGATCGGGGCCCGGGGCTGTCCGAAAATCAGCACGCTGGCCCAGGCGCACCTCCGCGCGCTGGTGCCTTCGCCGGGTCCGCAGGTGCTCACCCTGACCAACGTGACCACCACCCGCGACGAGGCGGCCCGCGTGCGCGACCTTGCCCAGGCGCGCGGCTGGACCCGGGTGCTGCTCGTGACCAGCCCCAGCCACTCGCGCCGCGCCGCCGCGCTGTTCCGGGCCCAGGGCGTGAACGTGCTCAGCGTGCCCGCCCCCGAGGTGCGCTTTGACGAAACGCTGCCCTTGCCGGCTGACCGCCTGTGGGCCGCACGCATCCTGGCCTACGAGAGCCTGTCGCGCGTAAAGGCGGCCCTGGGCGGCACGCCGGAGCGGTAA
- a CDS encoding DUF305 domain-containing protein has protein sequence MPRRILLPVLLLLAGVLAAALLLAPRLLPPGEQSPEVRFVREMTQHHTQAVDMAIRIRERSRDPQLRTIALDMLLSQQEQIGQMRGWLTIWGRPWGGEGMSAEHARMMGMATPAEVARISTLPPRQSEVQFLQLMTRHHQGALAMVTPVLEARVRPEVRALAAQIQNAQAAEIRLMTTLLRERGAQPLPAPGGMDMGGHDHSRP, from the coding sequence ATGCCGCGCCGAATTCTGCTGCCTGTGCTGCTGCTCCTGGCTGGGGTGCTGGCCGCCGCCCTGCTGCTGGCCCCGCGCCTCCTGCCCCCGGGCGAGCAAAGCCCGGAGGTCCGCTTCGTGCGCGAGATGACCCAGCACCACACCCAGGCGGTGGACATGGCCATTCGTATCCGCGAGCGCAGCCGCGACCCGCAGCTGCGCACCATTGCCCTGGACATGCTGCTTTCGCAGCAGGAGCAGATTGGGCAGATGCGCGGCTGGCTGACCATCTGGGGCCGGCCCTGGGGCGGCGAGGGCATGAGCGCCGAGCACGCCCGCATGATGGGCATGGCGACCCCCGCCGAGGTGGCGCGCATCAGCACCCTGCCGCCCCGGCAGAGCGAGGTGCAGTTTCTGCAGCTGATGACCCGGCACCATCAGGGGGCGCTGGCAATGGTCACGCCGGTGCTGGAGGCGCGGGTGCGCCCGGAAGTGCGGGCCCTGGCTGCCCAGATTCAAAATGCCCAGGCCGCCGAGATCCGCCTGATGACCACGCTGCTGAGAGAACGGGGCGCCCAGCCGCTGCCCGCGCCGGGGGGCATGGACATGGGGGGCCACGACCACAGCCGTCCGTAG
- a CDS encoding serine hydrolase, whose amino-acid sequence MTLHLPLTALLLLAGAAGAATPARIPEAAAAYVQAQAQATGFMGTVLITQRGRTLYAGTAGQANLELGARVTPDTLFRIASISKSFTAAAILKLQDQGKLNVGDRLSRFLPAYPHAQEITLHQLLTHTAGVADYTDRDAFATFKALPHTLDALIARFAGQPLNFAPGTKFQYSNAGYVLLSRVVEVASGQPYADFLRQQVLAPAGLKLTDYDAPQPLRAGRASGYDFDGTTYTNADHVDASVASGAGALISTARELDAWIHALQGGRVLSKAATAQMFTPAVPVAPGQDSRYGYGWLITPASGAEPARTEHNGNIDGYMALLRTYPAEDLTITVLSNVSTAPVGLMADDLAALVHGQPYTLPVKPRVVSVPAAVLDRYVGTYAFADGQQFEVRRQGAGLRVTVSDQIFPLIAVAPDRFLLQAVGAELVFGPVTGGQAEQVMFQQSGQSEPARRVRR is encoded by the coding sequence ATGACCCTTCATCTTCCCCTGACGGCCCTTCTTCTTCTCGCTGGTGCAGCCGGCGCCGCCACGCCCGCCCGCATCCCCGAGGCCGCCGCCGCGTACGTGCAGGCGCAGGCCCAGGCCACCGGCTTTATGGGCACGGTGCTGATCACCCAGCGGGGGCGCACCCTGTACGCGGGCACGGCTGGGCAGGCCAACCTGGAACTGGGAGCGCGCGTTACCCCGGACACGCTGTTCCGTATCGCCTCGATCAGCAAGAGCTTCACCGCCGCCGCCATCCTGAAGCTGCAGGACCAGGGCAAACTGAATGTGGGGGACCGCCTTTCGCGGTTTCTGCCAGCCTACCCGCACGCCCAGGAGATCACCCTGCACCAGCTCCTGACCCACACCGCCGGGGTGGCCGACTACACCGACCGCGACGCGTTTGCCACCTTCAAGGCCCTGCCCCACACCCTCGATGCCCTGATCGCGCGCTTTGCGGGGCAGCCGCTGAACTTTGCGCCGGGCACCAAATTTCAGTACAGCAACGCCGGGTACGTGCTGCTGAGCCGGGTGGTGGAGGTGGCCTCGGGTCAGCCGTACGCCGATTTTCTGCGCCAGCAGGTGCTGGCCCCGGCGGGCCTGAAGCTCACCGACTACGACGCCCCGCAGCCCCTGCGCGCGGGCCGCGCGTCCGGCTACGACTTTGACGGCACCACCTACACCAACGCCGACCATGTGGACGCCAGCGTGGCCTCGGGGGCGGGCGCGCTGATCAGCACCGCGCGCGAATTGGATGCCTGGATTCACGCCCTGCAGGGAGGCCGGGTGCTCTCCAAGGCCGCCACCGCCCAGATGTTCACCCCGGCGGTCCCGGTGGCCCCGGGTCAGGACTCGCGGTATGGCTACGGCTGGCTCATCACGCCGGCCAGCGGGGCAGAGCCGGCGCGCACCGAACACAACGGCAACATTGACGGCTACATGGCCCTTCTTCGCACCTACCCGGCCGAGGACCTGACCATTACGGTGCTGTCCAACGTTTCCACAGCCCCAGTGGGCCTCATGGCCGACGATCTGGCGGCCCTGGTGCATGGTCAGCCCTACACGCTGCCGGTCAAGCCCAGGGTGGTCTCGGTGCCGGCCGCCGTGCTGGACCGCTACGTGGGCACCTACGCCTTTGCGGACGGCCAGCAGTTTGAGGTGCGGCGTCAGGGGGCGGGCCTGCGGGTGACCGTCAGCGACCAGATCTTTCCACTGATCGCGGTGGCCCCCGACCGGTTCCTGCTGCAAGCCGTGGGCGCCGAACTGGTGTTCGGCCCCGTCACCGGGGGGCAGGCCGAGCAGGTGATGTTCCAGCAGAGCGGCCAGAGCGAACCCGCCCGCCGCGTGCGCCGGTAG
- a CDS encoding GNAT family N-acetyltransferase translates to MLATDVPDVLALLNWMDDAPEREVFSPEARSEGELKVECEDCTCLVDADEEGVLAYCALSPFRDGLVMEGPISDGGQVGPLLRHALERADGLPVYAFAARDNLPVREALEAAGFAPMHTTDFYSAPLSRLTPHACAPAGHRIVHHLPLATYRELFRASEDTWAERLNWTPEQVDEHFARPDVRLVALLRGEQPVGFAELEFNAEDARADVTYVAVHPAERGQGYGLTLLALAAAEADTRPELRTLRVRAHDHMKPARALYARAGLTHCRSVVTYMKEGDEDV, encoded by the coding sequence ATGCTGGCCACAGATGTGCCCGATGTCCTCGCGCTGCTCAACTGGATGGACGACGCCCCCGAGCGCGAGGTCTTCTCGCCCGAAGCGCGCAGCGAAGGCGAACTGAAGGTGGAATGCGAGGACTGCACCTGCTTGGTGGACGCGGACGAGGAGGGCGTGCTGGCCTACTGCGCCCTGTCGCCCTTCCGGGACGGGCTGGTGATGGAAGGACCGATCAGCGACGGCGGGCAGGTGGGGCCGCTGCTGCGCCACGCCCTGGAGCGGGCCGATGGCCTGCCGGTGTACGCCTTTGCCGCGCGCGACAACCTCCCGGTGCGGGAAGCCCTGGAGGCCGCCGGCTTTGCCCCCATGCACACCACCGACTTCTACAGCGCCCCGCTGTCGCGCCTGACCCCGCACGCCTGCGCGCCGGCCGGGCACCGGATTGTGCACCACCTGCCGCTGGCCACCTACCGCGAGCTGTTCCGCGCCAGCGAGGACACCTGGGCCGAGCGCCTGAACTGGACCCCGGAGCAGGTGGACGAACATTTCGCGCGCCCCGATGTGCGGCTGGTCGCCCTGCTGCGCGGCGAGCAACCTGTGGGCTTTGCCGAGCTGGAATTCAACGCCGAGGACGCCCGCGCCGACGTGACCTACGTGGCCGTGCACCCCGCCGAGCGCGGCCAGGGCTACGGCCTGACCCTGCTGGCCCTGGCCGCCGCCGAGGCCGACACCCGCCCGGAACTGCGCACCCTGCGCGTGCGGGCCCACGACCACATGAAGCCCGCCCGCGCCCTGTACGCCCGCGCGGGCCTGACCCACTGCCGCAGCGTGGTGACCTACATGAAAGAGGGCGACGAGGACGTGTAA